In Carassius carassius chromosome 7, fCarCar2.1, whole genome shotgun sequence, one genomic interval encodes:
- the as3mt gene encoding arsenite methyltransferase has translation MADGRTAASNTAVSSVYNDVKEYYGKTLKKTSDLKSNACVPSAKPVPAYVRKVIAEIHPDVVAKYYGCGLVVPECLECCSVLDLGCGSGRDCYMLSQLVGEKGHVTGIDMTEDQLEVARKYIDYHTQRFGYKKPNVNFVQGYIEALAESGLEEKSYDIIISNCVVNLSPDKASVLREAYRVLKDGGELYFSDVYSDAGIPEDLKANKVLWGECLSGALWWEDLIRLAEEVGFCKPRLVTASSITVSNKELEKLLGDHKFVSATYRLFKLPKGSEKKSCLVMYNGEMTGVEESFEFDAQYTFKVDKETWVDDDVASILSNSRFSGEFSFRHQGLKTSGSGECWAKPKAVSVNPFELLQQLGSASVAPSTGECCGDQQSCCQ, from the exons ATGGCAGACGGACGTACAGCAGCCAG TAACACTGCAGTTTCAAGTGTCTACAATGACGTGAAG GAATACTATGGAAAGACACTGAAGAAGACATCTGATCTGAAAAGCAATGCCTGTGTCCCGTCTGCCAAGCCTGTTCCTGCATACGTGAGAAAAGTCATAGCTGAGATCCATCCAGATGTTGTTGCAAA GTACTATGGCTGTGGTCTGGTGGTCCCTGAGTGTCTGGAGTGCTGCAGCGTGCTTGATCTCGGCTGTGGGAGCGGACGGGACTGCTACATGCTCAGCCAGCTTGTAGGAGAGAAGGGACATGTCACAGGCATCGACATGACTGAAGATCAG CTTGAGGTGGCTAGGAAATACATTGATTACCACACACAAAGATTTGGTTATAAAAAGCCAAACGTGAACTTTGTTCAAGGCTACATTGAGGCCTTGGCAGAGTCCGGTCTGGAGGAGAAGTCATATGATATCATCAT CTCAAACTGTGTGGTGAACCTGTCACCAGATAAAGCCAGTGTCCTGAGGGAGGCTTACCGTGTACTGAAG GATGGAGGGGAACTGTACTTTAGTGATGTTTATAGTGATGCTGGAATCCCCGAAGACCTCAAGGCCAACAAAGTGTTATGGG GTGAATGTCTCAGTGGAGCATTATGGTGGGAAGACCTGATACGACTGGCTGAAGAGGTTGGCTTCTGTAAACCCAGACTGGTTACTGCTAGTAGCATCACTGTGAGCAACAAGGAACTAGAGAAACTGCTTG GTGACCACAAATTTGTGTCAGCCACATACCGGCTCTTCAAATTACCGAAAGGTTCAGAGAAGAAGTCCTGTCTGGTCATGTACAATGGAGAAATGACAGGTGTGGAGGAAAGCTTCGAGTTTGATGCCCAGTATACCTTTAAG GTAGATAAAGAGACATGGGTGGATGATGATGTGGCCAGCATCTTGAGCAACTCCAGATTTTCtggagaattttcatttcggcatcAGGGGCTGAAAACCTCTGGCTCTGGAGAATGCTGGGCTAAACCCAAG gcaGTGTCAGTCAATCCCTTTGAGCTGCTCCAGCAGTTGGGCAGTGCAAGTGTAGCTCCTTCCACTGGGGAGTGCTGTGGAGACCAGCAATCATGCTGCCAGTAA